CAACCGCTTGCCCCCAGAAAAGCAGAAGGTGGAAAAGGATTTCTTTATTAAAAATCTTAAACACATTAAGAACTGTCATATCCACGATAACTCCGGGGAATGGGATGAGCATAATATCGTGGGCGAAGGGAAGATTGATATTCTTTACTATCTCAATCTCCTGCGGGAGAGTGATAGTTATCTAATTGCCGAAGTGAGACCGAAGGAAAGTGCCTTAGAATCCCTCCGGCGTCTGAAGAAGATGCTTTTCGTATGACCAAAAGGGAAGTTCTGCAAAAATTGGAGGAATTCTTAAAATCTAACCGACCGGAGATTAGTCTCATCTTTGATGAGATTGAAGGGGAAGGAGGGCTCTGTTCTCTGAAAGGGAAGTATTATATTATTGTTAATCGCCGCCTTTCCCTTGACGCCAAGATAAAGATTATTACCGCCGCGCTCAAGCAGTTGAATTCCTTTGAATTGCCTCCGGAGATAAAAGAGGTGATAAAAAAATGGGCGGAATGAGGAAAGGGTTTATTATCGTCTACACCACAGTGGGCAAAAGAAAGGATGCGGAAATGATTGCCCGAAAACTATTAAAGAGACGCTATATCGCCTGTGCCAATATCTTTCCGATGGGAGCAAATTATTGGTGGCAGGGGAAGATAGAAAAGGTAAAAGAGTTTGGGTTATTTTTGAAGACGAAGAAAGAGAATTATAAGATAGTTGAGCGGGAGTTAAAAAGGATTCATCCTTATGAACTCCCTTGTATTCTCTCCTGGCGGATTGAAAGGGGGGAGAAGAATTACTTAAACTGGCTTAAAGAGAGTGTTGAATTTAAGGAGGAGATATGAAAATTATTGTTGCCCTAAAAAGGGTGCCGGACTTTTCCGAGATTGACTTAAAGATTGATGAGACCGGAAAAGATATAAGAAAAGATAATCTCCCTTGGACAATTAACGAAGCGGATAATTACGCCTTAGAAGAGGCGCTTCTTACAAAAGAAAAATACGGGGGCGAGATCACCGCCATCACTGTTGGCAAGAAGGAGAGTGAAGAGGTTTTAAGATTAGCCTTAGCCAAAGGGGCGGATAATGCCATTCGGATTGAAGGTGACTATCGC
The window above is part of the candidate division WOR-3 bacterium genome. Proteins encoded here:
- the cutA gene encoding divalent-cation tolerance protein CutA, with the protein product MRKGFIIVYTTVGKRKDAEMIARKLLKRRYIACANIFPMGANYWWQGKIEKVKEFGLFLKTKKENYKIVERELKRIHPYELPCILSWRIERGEKNYLNWLKESVEFKEEI